The following is a genomic window from candidate division WOR-3 bacterium.
ATAAAGTTATTGACACGCTTATTATTAATGGCTGTGAATGTGAGCCCTATTTAACTAATGATTATCGCTTAATGATTGAAAAACCAAAAGAGATAATTCTGGGTGCTTTGCTATTAAAAAAGGCATTGGAGAAGAATAGCCAAAATATTAGATTAATCTTTGGTATTGAAGATAATAAAGAAAAGGCAATAGAGATTTTTAATTCTTATAAGAAGGATTATAATTTTGAAGTTTATACTTTAAGAACAAAATATCCCCAAGGAGCGGAAAAGCAGTTAATAAAGGCAATATTGAAAAGAGAAGTACCAAGTGGCGGTCTTCCTTTTGATGTGGGCGTTGTCGTTCAGAATGTGAGTACTGCTTATGCTTGTTACGAAGCCTGTTATTTTGATAAACCATTATTTGAAAGGGTGATTACTGTTTCTGGAAATGGAATCAAGGAAAAAAAGAATTTGCTTGTCCGGATTGGCACACCAATAAAAGATATTGTTGAATATTGTGGTGGTTATGTTGGTGAGATAAAGAAGATAATTTTTGGTGGTCCAATAATGGGAATTGCCATCTATTCAGAAAATATGCCTGTTGTCAAGGGAACTACGGGAATTCTTTTCTTTAATGAAAAAGATGTTATTTTAGAGAAAGAGAAAGATTGTATTCGTTGTGGTCGCTGTGTTGAAGCCTGTCCAATGGGACTTTTGCCTTGTGAATTACATAAATTTATTAAAAGAAGAGAGTTTGAAAAGGCAAAAGAATATTCTCTTTTAGATTGTATTGAATGTGGTTCTTGTGCCTTTGCCTGTCCAGCAAGAATAAAACTTGTTCAATCTTTTAAATTTGGTAAACAAGAGATTATAAAAAGGGAAAGAAAATGAACGAAAAATTGATTGTTTCAGTTTCTCCCCATATAAAAAGTGATGTTTCAGTTGATAAGATAATGTGGAGTGTTGTTTGGGCATTAATTCCGGCAGCAATTGGTGCTGGCTATTTCTTTGGGATAAAAGCAATAATTCTTATAATCCTTTCAGTAATTACTGCCTTAATTAGTGAATATCTCTATAACCTCATTTTTAAAAGAGAAATTTCTATATTTGATGGTAGTGCGGTAATTACTGGCATACTTCTTGCCTTTAATTTACCACCAAATGTTCCTTTCTTTATTCCGATAATTGGTTCTTTCTTTGCGATTGTTGTTGTTAAGCAACTTTTTGGTGGTTTAGGATATAATTTCTTAAATCCGGCATTGGCGGCAAGAGCCTTTTTAGTTGTCTCTTTTCCCCAAACAATGAGTGCCTCTTATATTGCTCCTTATTATGGAACAATAAGTGGTTTTGATGCGATAACCCAAGCAACACCACTAACTGCTATCAGAAATACGAAAATAATGGGTACACCACAGGATTTAGAAATTTTATTAAATAAGGCAACAAGTTGGGAAAGTTTAAAAAATCTATTTATTGGTAATGTTGGTGGTTGTTTGGGCGAAACCTCTGCTCTATTATTATTGATTGGTGCTATCTATCTTTTAATAAAAAAATATATTGATTATCGGATTCCTTTAAGTTATATTTTAACCTGCTTTATCTTATCCCTTTTTATTCTGCCGATAAAAAGGTTTCCCAATTATCATATTTTCCAAATTATTTCCGGTGGACTCATCCTTGGTGCCTTTTTTATGGCAACCGACTATGTGACTTCACCAATCACTAAAAAGGGAAGAATAATTTTTGGTATTGGTTGTGGTATTTTAACAATGTTAATTAGACATTTCGGTGGTTATCCGGAGGGTGTCTCTTTTTCTATTTTATTAATGAATGTGGCAACTCCACTAATTGAAAGATATACAAAACCAAGGGTTTTTGGCAAGAGGTAGTTATGAGACAGATATTAGTATTAACTTCCGTTTGTGTTGTTAGTGCTTTACTTTTAAGTTATGTTTATCTCTTTACTATACCAAAAATAAAAGAGCATAAAGAGAAATTTTTTACCTCTGCCTTATCAGAGATTTTTCCTAATATGGGTGGTTATAAAGAAGTTGTTAAGGATAGTTGTTATCAAATTTTATCAGAAGATAAAACAAAGATTATTGGCTTGGTTTTCCGAACTGGTGAGAAAGGTTACGGTGGAATTATTGAGATGTTCGTGGGGATTGATACCTTAGAAAAGGTCTGTGGCTTAAAGATTGCTTCGCCAGCCGAAGGATTAAAAGAGACACCTGGTTTAGGATTGAAAATCAGGGAAGATAAATTTAAAAACCAATTTTTAGGAAAGATAAAAGAGCAAATAAAGTTAAAAAAAGAAGGTGGTGAAATTGAAGCAATCACTGCGGCAACAATATCTTCTAAGGCGGTTTGTGATGGTATTAGAAAGGGGATTGAAAAATATAAAAAATATTTAAAAGAAGAATGAGGTTTAAATATTTTTGGAATGGAATTATTTTAGAAAATCCAGTATTAATCTTAATGATTGGCTTATGCCCTACCTTAGCAACCTCAATTTCCGCACGCGATGCCTTGGGAATGGGAATTGCTGCTTCTTTTGTCTTGATCTTTTCTAATATCTTTGTTTCGGCAATAAGAAAGATTGTGCCTGACAATATTAGAATACCAGTTTTTATTATCATCATCTCAACTTTTGTTACTATTGTTGATTACATCTTACAGGCTTACGAGCCGAATATGTATAAAGTTCTTGGTGTTTTTGTACCTTTAATTGTTGTCAATTGCATTATCTTGGGAAGAGCCGAAGCCTTTGCCTATCGTTATGGAATATTTGATTCTTTCCTTGATGGTTTAGGAAAATCAGTTGGTTTCACTTTGGTTATCTTCATTATGGGAACAATAAGAGAAATCTTAGCCCAAGGAACCTTTTTTGGAATGAAGGTAATGCCTGATGCCTATATCAATAACTCTTTATTATTTATGATATTTCCACCTGGCGGATTCTTATTGATTGGAATTTTAAAGGCAATCGTGAATAAATTATTTTTAAATAAATAAAGATTATGAATATCTCACCCGCAAAAGTATTTTTTGCCAGTTTTTTAGTCCAGAATATTTTATTAATGCGTTATATTGGTCTTTGTCCTTTCTTTGGTGTCTCCACAAGGATTTCTACCTCTTTTGGTATGGGACTGGCAGTTATTTTTGTAATGCTTTTAGCAACACTTATTACCTATCCGATTTACCATTTCTTTTTAGTGCCCTTAAATTTAGAATTCTTAAGAACTGCCTCTTTTATCTTAGTAATTGCCAGTTTAGTTCAATTTGTTGAGATGTTTTTAAAAAAGAGTTATCGCCAATTATACAATGCCTTAGGAATTTATCTACCATTAATTACTACTAATTGTGCGATTTTAGGAACAACCTTTTTGGTAATTGATTATCGTTTCCATTTATTGAATACAATAATCTTTGCCTTAGGAACCGGATTAGGTTTTATGTTAGTTATCATTCTTTTTGCGGCAATTAGAGAGAAATTGGATTATGCTCCGATTTCTCCTTCCTTTAAAGGTTATCCGATTGCCTTTATTGCTGCCAGTTTAGTATCTTTAGCCTTTTTAGGTTTTGCTAATCTATTTGGTGCTTCCTTATGATTATTATTTCTATTTTACTTTTAGGTATTTTAGGAATTTTGATGGCAACAATTTTAACAATTGCCCATAAAAAATTGGCGGTATCGGTAGATGAAAAAGTGGCCTTATTAACCAAGGTTTTACCAAATGCCAATTGTGGTGCCTGTGGTTATGCTGGTTGCGAGAATTATGCTGAAGCAATTGTTAAAGGAGAAGCCGAACCCAATCGCTGTACAGTAGGTGGCAGAGAAGTAGCAGAAAAGATTGGTGAAATTTTAGGAATAAAAGTCGAAGCAAAAGAGAAAATGGTTGCGGTATTAACCTGCCAAGGTGGCATTGAAGAATGTAAGGAAAGATTTATTTATGATGGTCATTTAGATTGTAAAGAAGCAAATATTATCCACCAAGGAATGAAAGCCTGCTTTTTTGGATGTTTAGGATTAGGAACCTGCGTTAATGTTTGTCCTTTTGGAGCAATAAAGATGGATGAAAAGAAAAGGCTGCCGGTAATTGATGAAAATAAATGTACCGGTTGTGGTATTTGTGTAAAAGAATGTCCTAAAGGAGTCTTAAAACTTATTCCCAAATCAAAACTTGTCTATCTTGCGTGCGTTTCGCCGGATAAAGGAAGAGAAGTAAGAGAAATTTGTAAGGTTGGCTGTTTTGCTTGCGGAATATGTATCAAAGTCTGTCCTTATGATGCCTTAAAAATGGAAAATAATTTACCGGTTATGGATTTTGAGAAATGTATTGACTGTGGCATCTGCTATCAAAAATGCCCAACAAAATCCTATGTTGATAAAGTAAAAAAAAGACCTTATGCTTTAATTGATACCACTTGTAATGGCTGTGGTGAATGTGTGAAAGTTTGTCAATTTAAAGCAATTGAAGGAAAACCAGGAGAAAGACATAAAGTAATAATCGAGAAATGTGTTGGTTGCGGCGAATGCTTCCGGATTTGCCCAATCAAAGCAATCACCATGGTTGGTGCTTTAGGTTATACAAAAAAAGAAGTATGAAAAAATGTTTTCTTTGTAATAAGAGAATACCTAAAAGATTTTGTCTTTATTATCAAAATGATATTTGTTCCCTTTGTTGTGGCGAAAAAAGAAGGGAAGAAATTATTTGTCCAAAAGATTGCTCTTATTTAAAAAGTGCTCAAACCCATTTAAAGGAAAAACTTAATATTCCTTTTTTAAATTATGAAGAAGATTTTAATAAAAATTTAAGAAAGCAACTGATTAATTTAAAAAATACGCGACTGCGCGATTTAAAAGAAGAAGAAATACTAGAAATAATAGAAATTTTAATAGAAAAAATAAGATTAGAAACCAAAAACCTAATTTATGAACCAAAGATTATCGATATCAGAAAACAACTGATATACGAAACATTAGAAAGTTTAATTAAAAATCATCTTAATGGTCAAGAAAATTACAAGAAATATACAAAAGAATATATTCTTACGCTCCTGAAATTAGAAGAAAAGATTATCAACAATTTAAAAGAAAAAGAAGAAAGTTACTTTAAAATATTTTCTTTATTATCTTAATTATTTTTTCTTGTGACGCATCATCTTCCTTCTCTTCTTATACCAATGTCTTTTTACTTTCTTTAATTTTCTCTTTCTTCCACAAGGCATACTAACCTCCTACTTTTAATGTTTCTTTAAAGATTTTTGATGCTCGAAATACTGGTACCCTTCTTGGCGGCAGACTTACTGGTTCATTAGTCTTTGGATTTCGAGCAATTTTTGGTCTTCTCAATTTGGTATTAAAAATACCAAAACCACGCAATTCAATTCGGTTGCCTTCTGCCAAGTTATCGATTATCTTGTCTAAAAATTTTTGGATAATCTCTGCCACATCTTTTTTAGAAACTCTTGGTGAAATTTCTCTTGTAATTTCTTCAACAATTTGTTGTTTTGTTATTGTCATAACCCCCTCCTTCCCTTATTTACAACTTCCACAGCTTGTGGCGCGACAACTACTACATCCTTTGCTACCCACATTTTTTTCTAATCCTTGGGTAGCAAAGACCGAAAATCTTTTTTCTAATTCCCTGCTACCACAAGCTGGGCACTTAACCCCTTCCTCCTTATTTAAAACCAATTCCTCAAACTCTTTTTTACATTTTAAACAAAGATATTCGTATATTGGCATAAATAATTATAACATAAAAACTTATAAAAGTCAAGAGTTAAATTTCTTGATATTTTTTATTATATTTTTTATAATTCCCTTATGGAAAAAGAAAAGAAAAAGGTCGTTAAAATTTTTGCTTTTGCTTCTTTTTTAAATGATTTGGGTTCGGATATTATCTATCCTTTATGGCCCTTGTTTATCAAAAGTTTAAAAGCAAATATGGTTGCCTTAGGTTTAGTTGATGGAATTGGCGATGCAGTAGTCTCTTTATCTTCTTTCTTTTCCGGCTATTTAGCTGATAGGATAAAAAAAAGAAAGATATTTGTTTGGCTTGGTTATCTTTTTGGTTC
Proteins encoded in this region:
- a CDS encoding Rnf-Nqr domain containing protein yields the protein MNISPAKVFFASFLVQNILLMRYIGLCPFFGVSTRISTSFGMGLAVIFVMLLATLITYPIYHFFLVPLNLEFLRTASFILVIASLVQFVEMFLKKSYRQLYNALGIYLPLITTNCAILGTTFLVIDYRFHLLNTIIFALGTGLGFMLVIILFAAIREKLDYAPISPSFKGYPIAFIAASLVSLAFLGFANLFGASL
- a CDS encoding RnfABCDGE type electron transport complex subunit B, with the translated sequence MIIISILLLGILGILMATILTIAHKKLAVSVDEKVALLTKVLPNANCGACGYAGCENYAEAIVKGEAEPNRCTVGGREVAEKIGEILGIKVEAKEKMVAVLTCQGGIEECKERFIYDGHLDCKEANIIHQGMKACFFGCLGLGTCVNVCPFGAIKMDEKKRLPVIDENKCTGCGICVKECPKGVLKLIPKSKLVYLACVSPDKGREVREICKVGCFACGICIKVCPYDALKMENNLPVMDFEKCIDCGICYQKCPTKSYVDKVKKRPYALIDTTCNGCGECVKVCQFKAIEGKPGERHKVIIEKCVGCGECFRICPIKAITMVGALGYTKKEV
- a CDS encoding RnfABCDGE type electron transport complex subunit E, whose protein sequence is MRFKYFWNGIILENPVLILMIGLCPTLATSISARDALGMGIAASFVLIFSNIFVSAIRKIVPDNIRIPVFIIIISTFVTIVDYILQAYEPNMYKVLGVFVPLIVVNCIILGRAEAFAYRYGIFDSFLDGLGKSVGFTLVIFIMGTIREILAQGTFFGMKVMPDAYINNSLLFMIFPPGGFLLIGILKAIVNKLFLNK
- a CDS encoding RnfABCDGE type electron transport complex subunit D codes for the protein MNEKLIVSVSPHIKSDVSVDKIMWSVVWALIPAAIGAGYFFGIKAIILIILSVITALISEYLYNLIFKREISIFDGSAVITGILLAFNLPPNVPFFIPIIGSFFAIVVVKQLFGGLGYNFLNPALAARAFLVVSFPQTMSASYIAPYYGTISGFDAITQATPLTAIRNTKIMGTPQDLEILLNKATSWESLKNLFIGNVGGCLGETSALLLLIGAIYLLIKKYIDYRIPLSYILTCFILSLFILPIKRFPNYHIFQIISGGLILGAFFMATDYVTSPITKKGRIIFGIGCGILTMLIRHFGGYPEGVSFSILLMNVATPLIERYTKPRVFGKR
- the rsxC gene encoding electron transport complex subunit RsxC; translation: MFNFLAKNRIKKFSFQGGVHPKENKHFTENCPIEKLPLPKIVYIPLSQHTGKPAKPLLNIGDKVKTGQLIGEADGRISANIHSSISGTVKDLKELPHPLTFSRVLTYIIESDGEDIWDEDIKKDFEEKDFSSDEIIEKVHKAGIVGLGGAAFPTAVKLSPPKDKVIDTLIINGCECEPYLTNDYRLMIEKPKEIILGALLLKKALEKNSQNIRLIFGIEDNKEKAIEIFNSYKKDYNFEVYTLRTKYPQGAEKQLIKAILKREVPSGGLPFDVGVVVQNVSTAYACYEACYFDKPLFERVITVSGNGIKEKKNLLVRIGTPIKDIVEYCGGYVGEIKKIIFGGPIMGIAIYSENMPVVKGTTGILFFNEKDVILEKEKDCIRCGRCVEACPMGLLPCELHKFIKRREFEKAKEYSLLDCIECGSCAFACPARIKLVQSFKFGKQEIIKRERK
- a CDS encoding HU family DNA-binding protein, whose product is MTITKQQIVEEITREISPRVSKKDVAEIIQKFLDKIIDNLAEGNRIELRGFGIFNTKLRRPKIARNPKTNEPVSLPPRRVPVFRASKIFKETLKVGG
- a CDS encoding FMN-binding protein encodes the protein MRQILVLTSVCVVSALLLSYVYLFTIPKIKEHKEKFFTSALSEIFPNMGGYKEVVKDSCYQILSEDKTKIIGLVFRTGEKGYGGIIEMFVGIDTLEKVCGLKIASPAEGLKETPGLGLKIREDKFKNQFLGKIKEQIKLKKEGGEIEAITAATISSKAVCDGIRKGIEKYKKYLKEE
- a CDS encoding zinc ribbon domain-containing protein: MPIYEYLCLKCKKEFEELVLNKEEGVKCPACGSRELEKRFSVFATQGLEKNVGSKGCSSCRATSCGSCK